A stretch of Schaalia odontolytica DNA encodes these proteins:
- the xylB gene encoding xylulokinase, protein MGERPFVAGVDSSTQSCKVVVWDPVSGEVVREGRAPHPEGTEVDPRAWWDALNEAVAAAGGLDDVRALSVGGQQHGMVVLDERGEVIRPALLWNDTRSAGAARELIAERAGESSGEAWWADATGSVPVASLTVTKLRWLADHEPEAAQRVAAVCLPHDYLTWRIAGGFERLGLEGLATDRSDASGTGYVDRSGSAYRRDILAQALRCDEERAERIVLPRIAEPYEVVAHGDEARGWGEIALGPGAGDNAAAALGVDLGPGAAMLSLGTSGVVAAVSESAVSDPSGLVTGFSDASGRWLPLACTLNASRIIDAMRRVTGLGYEEFDEAALSVPDAGGLRLIPYFEGERTPNLPDATATLEGMTLANCDPAHVARAAVEGLLTLMRGALDAVRAQGVPIERVVMVGGGARSRAVRTLASSILGAEVEVPSPAEYVALGAAKQAAALNVAGLGACGQTHHCTSRAGGSDV, encoded by the coding sequence GGCGAGAGGCCTTTCGTTGCGGGCGTCGATTCATCGACGCAGTCGTGCAAGGTGGTCGTGTGGGATCCGGTGTCGGGCGAGGTGGTGCGCGAGGGTCGCGCGCCGCATCCGGAGGGCACCGAGGTGGATCCGCGCGCCTGGTGGGACGCGTTGAACGAGGCCGTGGCTGCGGCCGGCGGACTGGATGACGTGCGGGCGCTCAGCGTGGGCGGCCAGCAGCACGGCATGGTCGTGCTGGATGAGCGGGGCGAGGTGATTCGGCCGGCCCTGCTGTGGAATGACACGAGGAGCGCGGGCGCGGCTCGGGAGTTGATCGCGGAGCGCGCGGGCGAGTCGTCGGGTGAGGCCTGGTGGGCCGATGCCACGGGCTCGGTTCCGGTCGCGTCGTTAACGGTCACGAAGCTGCGGTGGTTGGCGGATCATGAGCCGGAGGCGGCCCAGCGCGTGGCTGCGGTGTGCTTGCCGCACGACTACTTGACGTGGCGGATCGCGGGCGGTTTTGAGCGCCTGGGGTTGGAGGGGTTGGCGACGGATCGGTCAGATGCCTCGGGGACGGGATACGTGGATCGGTCGGGGTCGGCGTATCGGCGTGACATTCTCGCCCAGGCGCTGCGCTGTGACGAGGAGCGGGCCGAGCGCATCGTGCTGCCGCGGATCGCGGAACCGTACGAGGTCGTGGCGCACGGGGACGAGGCGCGAGGCTGGGGCGAGATCGCCTTGGGTCCGGGCGCGGGTGATAACGCGGCGGCGGCCCTCGGCGTGGATTTGGGTCCGGGCGCGGCGATGCTGAGCCTAGGGACGTCGGGCGTCGTCGCGGCGGTGTCGGAGTCTGCCGTGTCGGATCCGTCCGGCCTGGTCACGGGCTTTTCGGACGCGTCGGGGCGGTGGCTGCCGTTGGCGTGCACGCTGAACGCGTCGCGGATTATCGACGCGATGAGGCGGGTGACGGGCCTGGGGTACGAGGAGTTCGACGAGGCCGCCCTGTCGGTTCCGGACGCGGGAGGTCTGCGCCTGATCCCGTACTTCGAGGGCGAGCGCACCCCGAATCTGCCGGACGCGACGGCGACGTTGGAGGGCATGACGCTGGCGAATTGCGACCCCGCGCACGTGGCTCGCGCGGCGGTCGAGGGGCTGCTGACGCTCATGCGCGGGGCCCTGGACGCGGTGCGTGCGCAGGGTGTGCCCATCGAGCGGGTGGTCATGGTCGGCGGCGGGGCGCGGTCGAGAGCGGTTCGAACCCTGGCCTCGAGCATCCTGGGGGCCGAGGTGGAGGTCCCCTCCCCCGCCGAGTACGTCGCCCTGGGGGCGGCGAAGCAGGCGGCCGCCCTGAATGTCGCGGGCCTGGGGGCGTGCGGGCAGACCCACCACTGCACGAGCCGGGCGGGCGGATCCGATGTTTGA
- a CDS encoding ABC transporter permease, with translation MNNTLRDTNSRIDQFSASILSRLRRDRSIARMVLILLVAIGIFSVLSPSVFLTGLNLQNMLLAVAEIGILSIAMMISMVTGGIDLSLVAIANLCAITVSTLYTSSALGGTEQWGPVIILIGLGVGLLCGLVNGVLIAYVGVTPILATLGTMQIFNGLAVVWTGGKTLYGSPEALTAFGKTAVAGVPLLFIVFGLVALLVGFILNRSPLGLSLSLEGSNGTAARFSGIRSSRILLSSYLLTGFLGSLTGIVFIARNPTASADYGASYVLLVIVIAVLGGTNPNGGFATVGGVFLAALTLQVVQSGFTSMRLSAFQYAIAQGVILIGVLVLDCVNWKDVRTRLTSTFRRPQPAAALNSGATERK, from the coding sequence ATGAACAACACACTCCGCGACACAAACTCCCGGATTGACCAATTCAGTGCCTCGATCCTCTCCCGGCTGCGCCGCGACCGGTCGATCGCCCGCATGGTCCTCATCCTCCTCGTGGCCATCGGAATCTTCTCGGTACTCTCCCCGAGCGTGTTCCTCACGGGCCTCAACCTGCAGAACATGCTGCTCGCCGTCGCAGAAATCGGCATCCTCTCCATCGCCATGATGATCTCGATGGTCACCGGCGGCATCGACCTGTCGCTCGTCGCCATCGCGAACCTCTGCGCGATCACCGTGTCGACCCTGTACACCTCGAGTGCACTGGGCGGAACCGAACAGTGGGGCCCGGTCATCATCCTCATCGGGCTGGGGGTCGGACTCCTGTGCGGCCTCGTCAACGGCGTCCTCATCGCCTACGTTGGCGTCACCCCGATCCTCGCCACGCTCGGCACCATGCAGATCTTCAACGGCCTCGCCGTCGTGTGGACGGGCGGCAAAACCCTCTACGGATCCCCCGAAGCGCTGACGGCGTTCGGCAAGACCGCGGTCGCAGGAGTTCCCCTCCTCTTCATCGTCTTCGGACTCGTCGCCCTCCTCGTTGGATTCATCCTCAACCGCTCCCCGCTGGGACTGTCCCTCTCCCTCGAAGGATCCAACGGGACGGCCGCCCGATTCTCCGGAATTCGTTCCTCCCGAATCCTCCTGAGCTCCTACCTGCTCACCGGATTCCTCGGCTCCCTCACGGGCATCGTGTTCATCGCACGAAACCCCACGGCCTCGGCGGACTACGGCGCCTCCTACGTGCTGCTCGTCATCGTCATCGCCGTCCTCGGCGGGACCAACCCGAACGGCGGTTTCGCCACCGTCGGCGGCGTATTCCTGGCAGCCCTCACCCTCCAGGTCGTCCAAAGCGGCTTCACCTCCATGCGCCTATCAGCCTTCCAGTACGCGATCGCCCAGGGCGTCATCCTCATCGGCGTCCTCGTTCTCGACTGCGTCAACTGGAAAGACGTTCGAACACGCCTGACATCGACGTTCAGGCGCCCACAACCAGCAGCCGCCCTCAATAGCGGCGCAACAGAAAGGAAATGA
- a CDS encoding DAK2 domain-containing protein codes for MRSPELIQRIQDSMTLLIESSDELRDLDQVLGDGDLGITISAGARAVIEALKAMPTEPEPAPSDVARACAKAFANANPSTMAALVAGGLLAGSKVWVGCEDVTAVEAEAFIRAAASSISHRGKSQVGDKTILDAMVPAVDSLARSIEANPAVASDSGLAAAALDSAIADAAEAVVATRDLQSQRGRASWLQDRSIGLQDPGATAFLRALEAWRDASTGERGPRAAVVENL; via the coding sequence ATGCGTTCACCCGAACTCATCCAGCGCATTCAGGACTCGATGACACTGCTCATCGAATCATCGGACGAACTGCGCGACCTCGACCAGGTCCTTGGCGACGGCGACCTCGGCATCACGATCTCCGCGGGAGCCCGCGCGGTCATCGAGGCGCTCAAGGCCATGCCGACCGAGCCCGAACCTGCCCCCTCCGACGTGGCGCGCGCCTGCGCGAAGGCATTCGCCAACGCCAACCCGTCGACGATGGCGGCGCTGGTCGCCGGTGGCCTCCTCGCCGGGTCCAAGGTGTGGGTCGGCTGCGAGGACGTCACGGCTGTCGAGGCCGAGGCATTCATCCGCGCGGCCGCCAGCTCCATCTCGCACCGCGGCAAGAGCCAGGTGGGTGACAAGACCATCCTCGACGCGATGGTCCCCGCCGTCGATTCTCTCGCCCGCAGCATCGAGGCCAACCCTGCGGTCGCTTCGGACAGCGGGCTCGCGGCGGCGGCCCTGGATAGCGCCATCGCCGACGCCGCCGAGGCTGTCGTTGCCACCCGCGACCTCCAGTCGCAGCGCGGCCGCGCCTCCTGGCTGCAGGACCGCTCGATCGGCCTCCAGGACCCCGGCGCCACCGCGTTCCTGCGGGCCCTCGAGGCCTGGCGCGACGCATCCACCGGCGAGCGCGGCCCCCGCGCGGCGGTCGTTGAGAATCTCTGA
- a CDS encoding ATP-binding protein — protein sequence MTDNTGNETSSLRIGTVTAVRGRRIDITVDVDKNDSSLIFQGEIINNVSIGSFLVVRRGYAHLVVQVEEEELVENNAWENSTYQRDVDRNTRILKTILLGEFETDTSVSPFQTHFVSGSQTSPLIGNIAYLASAKQASKIYVSESAPGTQITIGHLANDITIPFPIDISSFFSTHIGIFGNTGSGKSHTIFRIYTQLFERAYQYTTNGHPLNSSQFILFDTNGEYRHLSHSNISGTPTFGHIYGLPKSKSDTIEQQTNLIPLPETTIQDIEFWISILEASERKERYLIESTLRVKLNSDSTRSITQELLHMFFTWRTQSTLSPPMMFLILRRIHTIADPNHETFSHEIHKFEKSIKWDSRNQTYYIDTPSDPLYTSSPFFENHLDSFFNRAFSKDFTKELTSLDKFELAFYLTFIAATISGHRDEAHINSLLDRVIDRVSILRKWFIFTTTDSPSYPVLQIINFEQATQTERYLIPLITIRARYIEQRRRSISPKNPTYLNFIIEEAHTLLSHGRRIEDNFHQNALLDLLEEIITEGRHFGIFLTVSSQRPSEISTRITSQLHHYLIHRLVNPADLACIQSAISFLDSKSFESIPSLPCGTCIISGTSVQIPAVVKIDELPEGRRPNNETIDLVKLWGLAPDSSVDAGSTAADLADTQDTESTDEVP from the coding sequence ATGACCGATAACACTGGGAACGAGACCTCATCGCTGCGAATCGGCACAGTGACGGCGGTGCGTGGAAGGCGGATCGATATCACTGTGGACGTCGACAAGAATGACTCCAGCTTGATTTTTCAGGGTGAGATCATCAACAACGTTTCAATTGGCTCATTTTTAGTCGTACGACGAGGATACGCACACCTCGTCGTACAAGTCGAGGAAGAAGAGCTCGTCGAGAACAATGCATGGGAGAACAGCACCTACCAGCGGGATGTCGACCGCAACACACGCATCCTCAAGACGATCCTGCTCGGCGAATTCGAAACAGACACGTCAGTATCACCGTTCCAAACACACTTTGTTTCTGGATCTCAAACAAGTCCACTCATCGGTAATATCGCGTACCTTGCGTCTGCGAAGCAAGCTTCAAAGATTTACGTATCAGAGTCTGCACCAGGAACACAGATTACAATTGGACATTTAGCGAATGACATCACGATTCCATTTCCAATCGATATATCGTCATTCTTTTCAACCCACATTGGCATTTTTGGCAATACAGGTTCCGGAAAGTCGCACACTATCTTCCGAATTTACACTCAACTCTTTGAGAGAGCATACCAATACACGACTAATGGACACCCACTCAACTCCTCCCAGTTTATCCTATTCGACACGAATGGGGAATACCGACACCTAAGTCACTCCAACATATCAGGCACCCCGACTTTCGGACACATTTATGGTCTACCGAAGTCAAAATCCGACACAATCGAACAACAGACAAATCTCATCCCACTACCAGAAACAACCATACAGGATATCGAATTTTGGATCAGCATACTCGAGGCTTCAGAACGCAAGGAGCGCTATTTAATTGAAAGCACCCTCAGGGTAAAATTAAATTCCGACTCAACTCGTAGTATCACACAGGAGCTTCTGCATATGTTTTTCACATGGCGCACACAGAGCACACTTAGCCCACCGATGATGTTCTTAATCTTGCGCAGGATTCACACCATTGCCGATCCGAACCATGAGACATTCTCACACGAGATTCACAAGTTTGAAAAGTCCATCAAGTGGGATTCCAGAAATCAAACATACTATATTGATACACCATCGGATCCCTTGTACACAAGCTCCCCTTTTTTCGAGAATCACTTAGATTCATTTTTTAATCGCGCTTTCTCTAAAGATTTCACTAAAGAGCTAACGTCCCTCGACAAATTTGAACTAGCATTTTATCTCACCTTTATCGCAGCCACAATTTCAGGGCACAGAGATGAAGCGCACATCAACTCACTACTCGATCGCGTCATTGACCGAGTTAGCATTCTTCGAAAATGGTTCATCTTTACCACAACCGACAGTCCATCATATCCAGTCCTTCAGATCATCAACTTCGAACAGGCCACTCAGACCGAACGCTATCTGATCCCACTTATCACCATCCGTGCGCGATATATAGAACAGCGGCGGAGATCCATTTCACCCAAAAATCCCACTTATTTGAATTTCATCATTGAGGAAGCTCATACTCTGTTATCGCACGGAAGGCGCATCGAAGACAATTTCCATCAAAATGCACTTCTCGATTTACTGGAGGAAATCATTACAGAAGGTAGACACTTCGGCATTTTTCTTACAGTTTCCTCACAACGACCTTCCGAAATTTCGACAAGAATCACATCGCAGTTGCATCATTATTTAATTCATCGTCTAGTGAATCCCGCAGATCTAGCCTGCATCCAAAGCGCGATCAGTTTTCTCGACAGCAAGTCCTTTGAGTCGATCCCATCATTACCGTGTGGTACCTGCATCATCTCCGGCACGAGCGTTCAGATTCCTGCCGTCGTCAAGATTGATGAATTGCCCGAGGGGCGCAGGCCCAACAACGAGACAATTGATCTCGTCAAGCTGTGGGGCCTAGCGCCTGACTCTTCCGTGGATGCTGGTAGCACCGCAGCCGATTTGGCCGACACTCAAGACACAGAATCAACAGATGAAGTGCCTTAA
- a CDS encoding MalY/PatB family protein, with the protein MFDETITRWGTHSAKWDLLAAHLGEDALSLSVADMEFATCPEVSRAIVDACAEGIFGYTEVFDDFREAAARWQERRHGWTLDPGDVHFFPRIVQCVSALCSIVLPGSLGRPPRVVTLDPAYGPIIEVVERAGCELRRVPLDLSGETPRIPEDLFARTMEGADLLLWCSPHNPTGRVWTEREMDMVASLARQGDVLVLSDDIHADFQRPCRNRYRPLAAVAPRLWESGRLIQCASPGKTFNSAGLEASAIAVRGELGERLEEAKRLMGLHNPNFFAIPATIAAWNQGEAWVDELRDHIDANLRVAVEYLRRALPRARVVDPDGTYLVWVDARAYLASSSSLDEAVAASRVAVSPGEDFGSEYEGFFRINVALPERDLVRALERLCEAIAALASN; encoded by the coding sequence ATGTTTGACGAGACGATCACCCGCTGGGGAACGCACAGCGCGAAGTGGGACTTGCTGGCCGCGCACCTGGGCGAGGATGCGCTGTCGCTGTCGGTCGCGGACATGGAGTTCGCGACGTGCCCGGAGGTGTCGCGCGCGATCGTGGACGCGTGCGCGGAGGGGATTTTCGGCTACACGGAGGTCTTCGATGACTTTCGCGAGGCCGCGGCCCGTTGGCAGGAGCGCCGCCACGGGTGGACGCTCGACCCGGGCGACGTGCACTTTTTCCCACGCATCGTCCAGTGCGTCTCGGCCCTGTGCTCGATCGTCCTGCCGGGGTCGCTGGGGCGCCCTCCGCGCGTGGTGACGCTGGATCCGGCGTACGGGCCGATCATCGAGGTCGTGGAGCGCGCCGGGTGCGAGCTGCGCCGGGTTCCCCTCGACCTGTCGGGCGAGACCCCTCGAATTCCCGAGGATTTGTTCGCCCGCACGATGGAGGGCGCGGACCTGCTGCTCTGGTGCAGCCCGCACAACCCGACGGGGCGCGTGTGGACTGAGCGTGAGATGGATATGGTCGCTTCCCTCGCGCGTCAGGGGGACGTGCTGGTGCTCTCCGACGATATTCACGCGGATTTTCAGCGACCGTGCAGGAACCGGTACCGGCCGCTCGCGGCCGTCGCGCCGCGTCTGTGGGAGTCGGGGCGCCTCATTCAGTGTGCGTCCCCCGGGAAGACGTTTAACAGCGCGGGGTTGGAGGCCTCGGCGATCGCGGTGCGCGGCGAACTCGGGGAGCGCCTCGAGGAGGCCAAGCGCCTCATGGGCCTGCACAACCCGAATTTCTTCGCGATTCCTGCGACGATCGCCGCGTGGAACCAGGGCGAGGCCTGGGTGGATGAGCTGCGCGATCACATCGACGCGAACCTGCGCGTGGCGGTCGAGTATCTGCGTCGCGCACTGCCTCGGGCGCGCGTCGTCGACCCCGACGGCACGTACTTGGTGTGGGTGGACGCCCGGGCATACCTGGCCTCGTCGTCTTCTCTCGACGAGGCCGTGGCCGCCTCCCGGGTCGCGGTGTCCCCGGGCGAGGACTTCGGTTCCGAGTACGAGGGATTTTTCCGCATCAACGTGGCGCTTCCCGAGCGCGACCTGGTGCGGGCACTGGAGCGCTTGTGCGAGGCGATCGCGGCGCTCGCATCGAACTAA
- a CDS encoding dihydroxyacetone kinase subunit DhaK: MKKIINNPDQFVDEMVEGILLAHPDQVRTPGDDRRVLVRADSPAPGRVGIVTGGGSGHLPLFKGYVGKGLCSGVAIGNVFSSPSVQQCADAAKAVDGGAGVLFLYGNYGGDVFNFDLAVDLLELDGIETRTVLGCDDVASQPKERAKDRRGVAGIFFAYKAAGAAAERGDSLDEVAAVAQKVVDNTATMGVGLSPTILPTTGAASFDLPEGEMEIGIGIHGEPGIHRGPLGTADEIADQILDSVIPDLGLAEGDRVAVLVNGLGATPLEELYLLYRRTHQRLEELGVVIERRYIGEYATSLEMAGASISLLKVDDELLELLDAPAQSPFFREA, from the coding sequence ATGAAGAAGATCATTAACAACCCCGACCAGTTCGTCGATGAGATGGTTGAGGGCATTCTCCTGGCGCACCCCGATCAGGTCCGTACCCCCGGAGACGACAGGCGTGTCCTCGTCCGCGCCGACAGCCCCGCACCCGGCCGGGTTGGCATCGTCACCGGCGGCGGCTCCGGTCACCTCCCCCTCTTCAAGGGCTACGTCGGCAAGGGGCTGTGCTCCGGCGTCGCCATCGGTAACGTGTTCTCCTCCCCTTCGGTCCAGCAGTGCGCCGACGCCGCGAAGGCCGTCGACGGGGGAGCGGGCGTGCTCTTCCTCTACGGCAACTACGGCGGCGACGTCTTCAACTTCGACCTGGCCGTCGACCTCCTCGAACTCGACGGCATCGAGACGCGCACCGTCCTCGGCTGCGACGACGTAGCCTCCCAGCCCAAGGAACGCGCCAAGGACCGCCGCGGCGTCGCCGGCATCTTCTTCGCCTACAAGGCCGCGGGCGCTGCCGCCGAGCGCGGCGACAGCCTCGACGAGGTCGCCGCCGTCGCCCAGAAGGTCGTCGACAACACGGCCACCATGGGTGTCGGCCTGTCCCCGACGATCCTCCCGACCACGGGCGCCGCATCCTTCGACCTGCCCGAAGGCGAAATGGAAATCGGCATCGGCATCCACGGCGAACCCGGCATCCACCGCGGCCCCCTCGGAACCGCCGACGAGATCGCGGACCAGATCCTTGACTCCGTCATTCCCGACCTCGGCCTGGCCGAAGGCGACCGTGTGGCCGTCCTCGTGAACGGCCTCGGCGCCACGCCCCTCGAAGAGCTCTACCTGCTCTACCGCCGCACCCACCAGAGGCTCGAGGAACTCGGCGTCGTCATCGAACGCCGCTACATCGGCGAATACGCGACGTCCCTCGAAATGGCCGGCGCCTCGATCTCGCTGCTCAAGGTCGACGACGAGCTCCTCGAGCTCCTCGACGCCCCCGCCCAGTCCCCGTTCTTCAGGGAGGCATGA
- a CDS encoding SIR2 family protein yields MPDSHAANDTTHVLYREVDQDFLSDLRKTLESTNINFLLGAGCSMPAFKTLGNLEELRVELEEKKDSLGENRDVIYRLIKAEIDRIFFMGSIYRNVDYVPKRIDCPEEDIQQTRAAYKGFCTEAIQTVANRESVDKPKQVTFFTSNYDLCMDLALDEAEIPTNSAYLGRFARRVTLQTFGNRVFSNGIGLGYRTEIPSANLVKIHGCASWRDDGDHLTIDDSYQILEEIKTLFNTISRFGEGQPEIRPNASEPSESRATETSTETPADLETLKRQAEATFERAKQDERGEQNLVDKLDKLDEARDKLAVVLPNKGKFASTVLNETYYDQLRRLSNQLELPNTSLLVMGFSFADEHIRSLITRAAKANPTLKVIIFCYSKDTTRTIADYLRYSPKEYPNIELVVGPRFGQALGTEANDHQRLDIHAITEILRKASA; encoded by the coding sequence GTGCCTGACAGTCACGCAGCCAACGACACGACGCACGTTCTATACAGGGAGGTAGACCAGGACTTCCTCAGTGACTTACGCAAGACCCTGGAAAGCACGAACATCAACTTCCTCCTGGGCGCTGGATGCTCAATGCCGGCGTTCAAAACTCTGGGCAATTTGGAAGAGCTGCGCGTCGAACTCGAAGAAAAGAAAGACAGCCTCGGGGAAAACAGGGACGTCATCTACCGCCTGATCAAGGCAGAGATAGATCGCATTTTCTTCATGGGTTCCATCTACCGCAATGTCGATTATGTGCCCAAAAGGATAGATTGCCCCGAAGAAGACATTCAACAAACCAGAGCAGCCTACAAGGGTTTCTGCACTGAGGCGATTCAGACGGTTGCGAACAGAGAATCTGTCGACAAGCCGAAACAGGTTACGTTCTTCACCTCGAATTACGACCTGTGTATGGACCTAGCACTCGACGAAGCGGAAATCCCGACTAACTCGGCATACCTGGGCCGTTTTGCCCGACGAGTTACACTACAGACGTTCGGCAATCGCGTTTTCTCGAACGGTATCGGCCTCGGATACCGAACCGAAATCCCATCAGCAAACCTCGTGAAGATTCACGGATGCGCATCGTGGCGCGACGACGGCGATCATCTGACCATCGATGATAGCTATCAAATACTCGAAGAGATCAAGACACTGTTTAACACGATCAGCCGATTTGGTGAAGGCCAGCCTGAGATCAGGCCTAACGCCTCAGAGCCGAGCGAATCACGCGCAACAGAGACCAGCACCGAAACACCTGCAGACTTAGAGACACTGAAACGTCAGGCGGAAGCGACATTTGAGCGCGCAAAACAGGACGAACGCGGAGAACAGAATCTAGTTGACAAGCTCGATAAGCTAGACGAAGCACGCGACAAGTTGGCCGTCGTGCTTCCCAATAAAGGAAAATTCGCCTCAACCGTCCTTAACGAGACGTATTACGATCAGCTACGACGCCTGTCGAACCAGTTGGAGCTTCCTAACACGAGCCTTCTTGTGATGGGCTTTTCATTCGCAGACGAGCACATCCGTTCACTCATCACTCGTGCCGCTAAGGCGAATCCAACGCTGAAGGTCATTATCTTCTGCTACTCCAAAGACACAACGAGAACGATTGCGGACTACCTGCGCTACTCCCCAAAGGAGTACCCGAACATCGAGCTAGTGGTCGGCCCCCGTTTTGGGCAAGCGCTCGGAACCGAAGCGAACGACCATCAACGTCTTGATATCCACGCGATCACTGAGATCCTCCGAAAGGCAAGCGCATGA
- the nhaC gene encoding Na+/H+ antiporter NhaC, whose product MSVTSSEKRAHRTPSLLVAAIPAVTLIVLLGGGYIAASLPVEPLLIASAVVAGIVAMTLGYTWDEIIGAIAEKIAKTMPAVLILIVVGALIGTWMAGGTIPMLIYYGLKIINPQFLALIALVVTAIVSLCTGTSWGSAGTIGVAFMGVAVGMDANLPMVAGAIVAGAYFGDKLSPLSDTTNIASLATGVNLFTHIRHLMWTTVPAFLTSAVVYLIFGLQSSGGTVPEKVGTILATLDSAFNWNLLLLVPVLVVLVGSVMKLPTVPVMLVSCATAMFNAVVFQGVSFSNSVVASVNGFKVDMVGKSGFQADSVIEDVTRLLERGGMNSMMSVLLICFCAIAFAGTVSVSGSLDVLISSLLAPVKSTFALIAATIVTGLAVIGITSNGQVSLLIPGEMLRGEYIKRGLDPKNLSRTIEDAATVWEPILPWTSAGAYMAGTLGVATLAYMPWAISNWIAIFFALLWAATGIGIAKLTPEEQKALEAEG is encoded by the coding sequence ATGTCAGTCACCTCCTCGGAGAAGCGGGCTCACCGCACTCCGTCTCTCCTGGTCGCGGCGATTCCCGCGGTCACGCTGATCGTCCTTTTGGGCGGCGGCTATATCGCGGCGAGCCTCCCGGTGGAGCCGCTGCTCATCGCGTCGGCCGTGGTCGCTGGCATTGTTGCCATGACCTTGGGGTACACGTGGGACGAGATCATCGGCGCGATCGCCGAGAAGATCGCGAAGACAATGCCGGCTGTTCTCATCCTGATCGTCGTCGGTGCCTTGATCGGCACGTGGATGGCGGGCGGTACGATCCCGATGCTCATCTACTACGGCTTGAAGATCATTAACCCGCAGTTCTTGGCGCTCATCGCGCTGGTCGTAACGGCGATCGTGTCGCTGTGCACGGGTACCTCGTGGGGTTCCGCGGGCACGATCGGCGTCGCCTTCATGGGCGTGGCCGTCGGCATGGACGCGAACCTGCCGATGGTGGCGGGCGCGATCGTGGCGGGTGCCTACTTCGGCGACAAGCTCTCTCCCCTGTCGGATACGACGAACATCGCGTCGCTGGCGACGGGCGTGAACCTGTTTACGCACATTCGTCACCTCATGTGGACGACCGTGCCAGCGTTCCTGACCTCGGCGGTCGTGTACCTGATTTTCGGCCTGCAGTCGTCGGGCGGGACCGTGCCCGAGAAGGTCGGCACGATCCTCGCGACCCTCGACTCGGCGTTCAACTGGAACCTGCTCCTGCTGGTGCCCGTCCTGGTTGTGCTGGTCGGTTCCGTCATGAAGCTGCCGACCGTGCCGGTCATGCTCGTGTCGTGCGCGACTGCCATGTTCAACGCGGTCGTGTTCCAGGGAGTGTCTTTCTCAAACTCGGTCGTGGCCTCCGTGAACGGTTTCAAGGTCGACATGGTCGGCAAGAGCGGCTTCCAGGCCGACTCCGTCATCGAGGACGTGACGCGCCTGCTGGAGCGCGGCGGCATGAACTCGATGATGAGCGTCCTCCTGATTTGTTTCTGCGCGATCGCCTTCGCGGGCACCGTGTCTGTGTCCGGGTCGCTGGACGTGCTGATTTCGAGCCTGCTGGCACCCGTGAAGTCGACCTTCGCCCTGATCGCGGCGACGATCGTGACGGGTCTGGCGGTCATCGGCATCACGTCGAACGGCCAGGTCTCCCTGCTGATCCCAGGCGAGATGCTGCGCGGCGAGTACATCAAACGAGGCCTGGACCCGAAGAACCTGTCGCGAACCATCGAGGACGCGGCCACCGTGTGGGAGCCCATCCTCCCGTGGACGTCGGCAGGCGCCTACATGGCCGGCACCCTGGGCGTCGCCACCCTGGCCTACATGCCCTGGGCAATCTCCAACTGGATCGCCATCTTCTTCGCCCTCCTGTGGGCGGCCACGGGCATCGGCATCGCCAAGCTCACGCCCGAGGAGCAGAAAGCCCTCGAAGCGGAGGGGTGA